Genomic segment of Tomitella fengzijianii:
GCCGTCGGATACCTCGTGGTGCACGACCTGGTCGACGGCATCGCCACCGGCGGCTGCCGGATGCGGGTTGGGTGCACCCTCCGCGAGGTGGAGGACCTGGCCTACGCGATGTCCACCAAATCGGCCGCGTTCCAGCTCCCGGTGGGCGGCGCGAAGGGCGGCATCGACTTCGACCCCAAGGACGACCGCAGCGACGGCGTCCTCCTCCGCTTCATCGACGCCATGCGCCCGTTCCTGGAACGCACCTGGGTGACTGCGGAGGACCTCGGAGTCTCGCAGCACGTGCTCGACGCGCAGTTCGACGCGGCGGGCCTGGGCCCGTCCTCCTACCACGCGCAGATCTCCCGCTCGGCCGATCGCAAGGCGACGCTGCATCGGGTGGAGGAGGCGATGGGCGCGTCCACACCGGACGGCCTGTTGTGCGACCTGATCGGCGGATACGGGGTGGCCCAGGCGGCGGCGGCGACACTCGACGAGCTCGGCGACAGCCCGGAGTCGACGACGATGGCGGTGCAGGGCTTCGGCACGATCGGCGGCGCCACCGCCCTCTACGCGCAGCACCTCGGGATGACCGTCGTCGCCGTGTCCGACGCCCTCGGCACCGTCTACGACCCCGACGGCCTCGACATCCCGGCGCTGCTTGCCACGCGTAACGAATGGGGCGAGTTCGACCGGTCGGTCCTCGGCGACGGCGCCGAGGAGCTCCCGCGTGACACGCTGCTGGGCCTCACCGTCGACGTGCTCGTCCCCGCCGCCGTCTCCTACGCCCTCACCGCGCACAACCACGATCAGGTGAATGCGCGGATCGTCGTCGAGGGCGCGAACGCGGCCGCCACCCACGAGGCGGAACTGGAGCTGGCGGTGCGCGACATCCCCGTGGTGCCCGACTTCATCGCCAATGCCGGCGCCGTCGCGTGGGCGTGGTGGATCCTCCTGGACGAGGACGACGACGTGTACGGCCGGCTCCGCAGCGAGATGTCCACGCTGGTCAAGAAGGTGCTCACGCCGTGGCTGCTCGACGGCACCATGCCCCGCCAGACCGCGCTGTCCCTGGCCGTGCGCGGCTGAGTTCCACGCCGCGCACCCCCGCGATCGATTGTTGACAATCTACAATCAGAGAGTGACAGTGACCACATGACAGCCTTAAGCCCCCTCCTCAAGCAGGCCACTCCCGTCGTGGTGGATCACGCCGAGGGCTGCTGGATCCACGGCACCGACGGTCGCCGCTACCTCGACTTCACCGCCGGCATCGGCGTCACCAGCACCGGGCACTGCCACCCGAGGGTGGTCGAGGCGGCCCGCGCCCAGGTGGGCACGGTGATCCACGCGCAGTACACGACCGTCATGCACAAGCCGCTGCTGGAACTGACGGACAAGCTGGGCGAGGTCCTCCCGCCGGGCATCGACTCGCTCTTCTACGCCAACTCGGGCTCGGAGGCGGTCGAGGCCGCCATGCGCCTGGCGCGCATGGCCACCGGCCGGCCGAACATCATCGCCTTCCACGGCGGATTCCACGGCCGCACGGTGGCCACGGCCTCGATGACCAGCTCCGGCACCAAGTTCCGCTCGGGCTACGCCCCGCTGATGGCCGGGGTGCACTTCGCCCCGTACCCCACCGCCTACCGCTACGGATGGGACGTCGACACCGCCGTCGACTTCTGCCTGCGCGAGCTCGACTTCCTGTTCCAGACCGTCTCCAGCCCGCAGGACACCGCCGCGATGATCATCGAGCCGGTCCTGGGCGAGGGCGGCTACATCCCCACCCCGCCCCGGTTCCTCGAGGGCCTGCGGGAACGCGCCGACAGGCACGAGATCCTCCTGATCGCCGACGAGATCCAATCCGGCGTGGGCCGCACGGGCAAGTTCTGGGGCCACCAGCATTCCACCGTCGTGCCCGACATCATGACCATCGCCAAGGGCGTGGCCAGCGGCTTCCCCATCTCCGCGATCGCCGCGCCCACCGAGCTGATGTCCACGGCGTGGCCGGGCTCGCAAGGCGGCACCTACGGCGGCAATGCGGTGGCGGCGGCCGCGGCGGTGGCCACCCTCGACGTCGTCCGCGACGAGGCGCTCGTGGACAACGCCCGCGACCGCGGGGCCTCCCTCCACGCGGCGCTGCGCGGGCTGGCGTCGGCGCATCCCCGGATCGGCGACGTCCGCGGCCTGGGGCTCATGCAGGCCATCGAGTTCACGGCACCCGACGGCACGCCCGACGTCGCTACCGGTCACGCCGTGCAGCACGCCGCCGTCGACCAGGGTCTTCTGCTGCTCAACTGCGGGCTCGGCAACGTCGTCCGGATCATCCCGCCCCTCGTCGTCACCGACGAACAGATCGCCGACGGCGCCGCGCGGCTGTCCGCCGCGATCGAGGCGGTGCTCCAGGGGGAGGAGTGACGGTGGCGGCGGCGGGCCTCACCCCGCTCACCGGGCCGCAGACCGCCGCGCTCATCGCCGATCAGCTCCGCGAGCTCATCATCGAGGGCGTCTTCCGGCCCGGCGAGCAGGTGGGGGAGGCATTCCTCGCCGGCCGGCTGCAGGTCTCCCGCGGGCCGGTGCGCGAAGCCCTCCAGCGACTCGCCCAGGAGGGCCTCGTCGTCAGCCACCGCAACCGCGGCATGTTCGTCGTCGAACTCGCTCCCCGCGACATCGCGGAGATCTACTCGGCCCGGGCGGCGCTGGAGCTCGCCGCCGCCGACGACCTCGCCGGCCGGGCCGCCCCGGAGCGCGCCGCCGTGGCCGCACGGCTGCGCGCCATCATCGAACCGATGCCGGCCCACGTGCGCCGCGGCGACTGGCCCGCCGTCGCCCGCGCAGACCTCGCGTTCCACTCCACCCTGGTGGCGCGTACCGGCAACGGCCGCCTGACCCGCATCTACGCCACCCTCGCCGCCGAGACGCGCATCTGCATGCTCGACCTGGGACGGGCCTACCTGCGCCCGCAGGACCTGCCCGGGGAGCACCACCGGCTGGTGGACCTGCTCGAGGCCGGCGA
This window contains:
- a CDS encoding Glu/Leu/Phe/Val family dehydrogenase translates to MQPKPVLQTKPHLTVTWHDDQSPAVGYLVVHDLVDGIATGGCRMRVGCTLREVEDLAYAMSTKSAAFQLPVGGAKGGIDFDPKDDRSDGVLLRFIDAMRPFLERTWVTAEDLGVSQHVLDAQFDAAGLGPSSYHAQISRSADRKATLHRVEEAMGASTPDGLLCDLIGGYGVAQAAAATLDELGDSPESTTMAVQGFGTIGGATALYAQHLGMTVVAVSDALGTVYDPDGLDIPALLATRNEWGEFDRSVLGDGAEELPRDTLLGLTVDVLVPAAVSYALTAHNHDQVNARIVVEGANAAATHEAELELAVRDIPVVPDFIANAGAVAWAWWILLDEDDDVYGRLRSEMSTLVKKVLTPWLLDGTMPRQTALSLAVRG
- a CDS encoding aspartate aminotransferase family protein, whose product is MTALSPLLKQATPVVVDHAEGCWIHGTDGRRYLDFTAGIGVTSTGHCHPRVVEAARAQVGTVIHAQYTTVMHKPLLELTDKLGEVLPPGIDSLFYANSGSEAVEAAMRLARMATGRPNIIAFHGGFHGRTVATASMTSSGTKFRSGYAPLMAGVHFAPYPTAYRYGWDVDTAVDFCLRELDFLFQTVSSPQDTAAMIIEPVLGEGGYIPTPPRFLEGLRERADRHEILLIADEIQSGVGRTGKFWGHQHSTVVPDIMTIAKGVASGFPISAIAAPTELMSTAWPGSQGGTYGGNAVAAAAAVATLDVVRDEALVDNARDRGASLHAALRGLASAHPRIGDVRGLGLMQAIEFTAPDGTPDVATGHAVQHAAVDQGLLLLNCGLGNVVRIIPPLVVTDEQIADGAARLSAAIEAVLQGEE
- a CDS encoding GntR family transcriptional regulator; its protein translation is MAAAGLTPLTGPQTAALIADQLRELIIEGVFRPGEQVGEAFLAGRLQVSRGPVREALQRLAQEGLVVSHRNRGMFVVELAPRDIAEIYSARAALELAAADDLAGRAAPERAAVAARLRAIIEPMPAHVRRGDWPAVARADLAFHSTLVARTGNGRLTRIYATLAAETRICMLDLGRAYLRPQDLPGEHHRLVDLLEAGDGPELRTAIRAHLSTAVDDLQQLMRERGGGPHGPAESGPAVPSRSKHTP